One genomic segment of Dioscorea cayenensis subsp. rotundata cultivar TDr96_F1 unplaced genomic scaffold, TDr96_F1_v2_PseudoChromosome.rev07_lg8_w22 25.fasta BLBR01000071.1, whole genome shotgun sequence includes these proteins:
- the LOC120253367 gene encoding protein NUCLEAR FUSION DEFECTIVE 6, mitochondrial-like isoform X4 codes for MAAATAARSVFRSSSIRSMAKRLSAETSASRPPLRIPKPQRPAPPPPSLPRILRSPVEMSFCVESLLPMHSVTAAALMNSMLSIPGNGYGWLLEDG; via the exons ATGGCCGCCGCCACCGCCGCGAGGTCCGTATTCCGGTCATCCTCCATCCGCAGCATGGCGAAGAGGCTCTCCGCGGAGACCAGCGCTTCCCGTCCTCCCCTTCGAATCCCCAAGCCGCAGAGgcctgctcctcctcctccttctcttcctcgTATACTCAG GTCTCCCGTGGAAATGAGCTTCTGTGTGGAGTCGCTTCTGCCGATGCATAGCGTGACTGCGGCCGCGTTGATGAATTCGATGCTCTCTATTCCTGGCAATGGCTATGGTTGGCTTTTGGAAG ATGGATGA
- the LOC120253367 gene encoding protein NUCLEAR FUSION DEFECTIVE 6, mitochondrial-like isoform X3: MAAATAARSVFRSSSIRSMAKRLSAETSASRPPLRIPKPQRPAPPPPSLPRILRSPVEMSFCVESLLPMHSVTAAALMNSMLSIPGNGYGWLLEAGNDDV, translated from the exons ATGGCCGCCGCCACCGCCGCGAGGTCCGTATTCCGGTCATCCTCCATCCGCAGCATGGCGAAGAGGCTCTCCGCGGAGACCAGCGCTTCCCGTCCTCCCCTTCGAATCCCCAAGCCGCAGAGgcctgctcctcctcctccttctcttcctcgTATACTCAG GTCTCCCGTGGAAATGAGCTTCTGTGTGGAGTCGCTTCTGCCGATGCATAGCGTGACTGCGGCCGCGTTGATGAATTCGATGCTCTCTATTCCTGGCAATGGCTATGGTTGGCTTTTGGAAG CTGGCAATGATGACGTATGA
- the LOC120253367 gene encoding protein NUCLEAR FUSION DEFECTIVE 6, mitochondrial-like isoform X2 — translation MAAATAARSVFRSSSIRSMAKRLSAETSASRPPLRIPKPQRPAPPPPSLPRILRSPVEMSFCVESLLPMHSVTAAALMNSMLSIPGNGYGWLLEAGNDDV, via the exons ATGGCCGCCGCCACCGCCGCGAGGTCCGTATTCCGGTCATCCTCCATCCGCAGCATGGCGAAGAGGCTCTCCGCGGAGACCAGCGCTTCCCGTCCTCCCCTTCGAATCCCCAAGCCGCAGAGgcctgctcctcctcctccttctcttcctcgTATACTCAG GTCTCCCGTGGAAATGAGCTTCTGTGTGGAGTCGCTTCTGCCGATGCATAGCGTGACTGCGGCCGCGTTGATGAATTCGATGCTCTCTATTCCTGGCAATGGCTATGGTTGGCTTTTGGAAG CTGGCAATGATGACGTGTGA
- the LOC120253367 gene encoding protein NUCLEAR FUSION DEFECTIVE 6, mitochondrial-like isoform X1 translates to MAAATAARSVFRSSSIRSMAKRLSAETSASRPPLRIPKPQRPAPPPPSLPRILRSPVEMSFCVESLLPMHSVTAAALMNSMLSIPGNGYGWLLEGKDETR, encoded by the exons ATGGCCGCCGCCACCGCCGCGAGGTCCGTATTCCGGTCATCCTCCATCCGCAGCATGGCGAAGAGGCTCTCCGCGGAGACCAGCGCTTCCCGTCCTCCCCTTCGAATCCCCAAGCCGCAGAGgcctgctcctcctcctccttctcttcctcgTATACTCAG GTCTCCCGTGGAAATGAGCTTCTGTGTGGAGTCGCTTCTGCCGATGCATAGCGTGACTGCGGCCGCGTTGATGAATTCGATGCTCTCTATTCCTGGCAATGGCTATGGTTGGCTTTTGGAAG GGAAAGATGAAACTAGATGA